A genomic region of Christiangramia sp. OXR-203 contains the following coding sequences:
- a CDS encoding LysM peptidoglycan-binding domain-containing protein — protein MKYLFVLCFLFQVISMSANAQSYKYHTVKKGETVFSISQSYSIDEEDIYKYNPEAKNGIGIDEKLVIPISENKTEVSTNTETSATSVSFKEHQVKKKETLYSLSKEYGVSIDNIKRYNKQLYSKELQIGETIQIPVGNIPAQNVVVTNTPQPASQNQSKEAPVEKPVNTKVSSSSQNFKTREHIVLPQETKYGIARKYGMTLKELDEMNPKVEILQPGMMIRVGTAVLDEEPVIITDDRFRFYEVKPQETLYRLSKKFEVSQDSLIRLNPALTEGLKFGMVLKVPKKDGNSGDDENDQYTGMEAGSQSKVDLKSFINNRDTREIALMLPFHLDKIDADSIPTYRNAILNERVIRISLDFHSGVLMAVEKAKSMGISTKLKVYDTRRNTDEASNILRTNNFDNVDAVIGPLIQDVTETVAGALENRNIPVINPLSNRSMKGYGNLFQSRPSEEFLRSKMVDYIARNATGKNVIVIADSKSYAIKNELMSAVPSARTVNPSDNFISEAKLAEVMSSGENWVILESENMNLISSVAAALNRLTRNNKITLLTTNKNNGYESDVISNNHLGKLKLHYPSVDKEFDTQQDDEFVKDYAKKFKVQPNQYAMRGYDLTMDILLRLASAEDLYESFEKYPGYTEYYESKFHYLMKPEGGYINDAIYILNLNEDLTITEANDL, from the coding sequence ATGAAGTACCTATTTGTGTTATGTTTCCTTTTCCAGGTGATAAGTATGTCTGCAAACGCGCAGTCGTACAAATATCATACTGTGAAAAAAGGTGAAACTGTGTTTAGTATCTCCCAGTCTTACAGTATTGATGAGGAGGATATTTATAAATACAACCCGGAAGCAAAGAACGGGATAGGGATCGATGAGAAACTCGTTATTCCAATTTCTGAAAATAAAACTGAAGTATCTACAAATACAGAAACTTCAGCTACATCTGTATCTTTTAAAGAACACCAGGTAAAGAAAAAGGAGACGCTTTATAGTCTTTCCAAGGAATACGGCGTTAGTATCGATAATATTAAAAGGTATAATAAGCAGTTATATTCCAAGGAGCTCCAGATAGGCGAAACCATTCAAATTCCTGTGGGTAATATTCCTGCCCAAAATGTGGTGGTAACGAATACTCCGCAACCAGCATCACAAAATCAGTCAAAAGAAGCTCCGGTCGAGAAACCTGTAAATACTAAAGTTTCCAGTAGTTCGCAAAACTTCAAGACAAGAGAGCATATTGTACTTCCGCAGGAAACCAAATATGGGATTGCGAGAAAGTATGGGATGACACTTAAGGAGCTGGACGAGATGAATCCTAAAGTAGAAATATTACAGCCTGGAATGATGATTCGCGTTGGTACTGCTGTATTGGATGAGGAACCGGTGATCATTACGGATGATCGTTTTCGGTTTTATGAAGTGAAACCGCAGGAAACACTTTACAGACTGTCTAAAAAGTTTGAGGTATCTCAGGATTCTTTGATTAGATTGAATCCTGCACTAACTGAAGGATTGAAATTCGGGATGGTCCTTAAGGTTCCAAAAAAGGATGGAAATTCTGGAGATGATGAGAATGACCAGTATACTGGTATGGAAGCAGGTTCGCAGTCTAAAGTAGATCTAAAATCTTTTATCAATAATCGCGATACTAGGGAGATCGCTTTAATGTTGCCATTTCATCTCGACAAGATTGATGCCGATTCAATTCCTACCTACCGTAACGCTATTCTCAATGAAAGAGTGATACGAATTTCTCTTGATTTCCATAGTGGTGTTCTAATGGCTGTTGAGAAAGCGAAAAGCATGGGGATTTCTACAAAACTTAAGGTTTATGACACCAGAAGAAACACGGATGAAGCCTCAAACATTCTTAGAACCAATAACTTCGATAATGTAGATGCTGTAATAGGTCCGCTAATTCAGGATGTAACAGAAACTGTAGCTGGAGCGTTGGAGAACAGGAACATTCCTGTAATCAATCCGCTTAGTAATCGTAGTATGAAGGGCTACGGAAATTTATTCCAGTCCAGACCAAGCGAGGAATTCCTAAGATCTAAAATGGTCGACTATATCGCTAGAAACGCGACTGGAAAAAATGTTATTGTTATTGCCGACTCAAAATCTTACGCCATCAAAAATGAATTGATGAGTGCGGTACCTTCAGCGAGAACAGTAAACCCATCAGATAATTTTATTTCCGAAGCAAAACTGGCAGAAGTAATGTCTTCAGGAGAAAATTGGGTGATTCTGGAGTCTGAAAATATGAACCTTATAAGTAGTGTTGCTGCTGCTTTAAATAGGTTAACAAGAAATAATAAGATCACGTTACTTACTACCAATAAGAATAATGGTTATGAGAGCGATGTGATCTCCAACAATCATCTTGGAAAATTGAAACTTCATTATCCTTCAGTAGATAAAGAATTTGATACCCAGCAGGATGATGAGTTTGTAAAAGACTACGCTAAGAAATTCAAAGTTCAGCCAAATCAGTACGCGATGCGTGGATATGATCTAACAATGGATATCTTATTAAGACTGGCTTCTGCGGAAGATCTATACGAAAGCTTCGAAAAATACCCAGGTTATACAGAATATTATGAGAGCAAATTTCATTATTTGATGAAGCCCGAAGGTGGATACATCAATGATGCGATCTATATTTTAAACCTGAATGAAGATCTAACTATAACTGAAGCAAATGACCTCTAA
- a CDS encoding SIMPL domain-containing protein, with protein MKYLSAIIFAIAIMVAAYFLGDAYVSRANPDGIISVTGSGSENFVSDLIVWEGRFSRNSPNLEAAYNQLDQDKNIVRSYLIGKGIKDENIVFNSVQTNEQQENQYQNGNYVGSIFKGYELTQPVKIESSNVELIENVSREITELLNKGVQFNSSPPRYYYTKIADLKIEMISKATEDARLRAEKIAANTGENLGDLKNANMGVFQITGQNSGEDFSWSGAYNTADKNKTASITMRLEYEID; from the coding sequence ATGAAATATTTAAGTGCTATAATTTTTGCCATTGCGATCATGGTTGCAGCCTATTTTCTGGGTGATGCTTACGTTTCCAGAGCGAATCCCGATGGTATCATTTCGGTGACGGGTTCGGGTAGTGAAAACTTTGTTTCAGATCTGATAGTGTGGGAAGGTAGATTCAGCAGAAATTCTCCAAATTTGGAAGCGGCTTATAATCAACTTGATCAGGATAAAAATATTGTCAGATCCTATCTCATAGGAAAAGGGATCAAGGATGAGAACATTGTCTTTAACTCGGTTCAAACTAATGAGCAGCAAGAGAATCAGTATCAAAATGGTAATTATGTGGGTAGTATTTTCAAGGGTTACGAACTAACCCAACCTGTGAAAATTGAAAGTAGCAATGTAGAGCTCATCGAAAATGTGTCACGTGAGATCACAGAATTACTAAATAAAGGCGTCCAGTTCAATTCCTCTCCTCCCAGGTATTACTATACCAAAATAGCCGATCTCAAAATTGAAATGATCTCTAAAGCTACGGAGGATGCCAGACTACGTGCAGAGAAAATCGCAGCGAACACCGGAGAAAATCTAGGCGATCTAAAAAATGCCAATATGGGTGTGTTTCAGATCACCGGCCAGAATAGCGGCGAGGATTTTAGCTGGAGTGGTGCATATAACACGGCAGATAAAAACAAAACCGCATCGATAACAATGCGGCTTGAATATGAAATAGATTAG
- the bshC gene encoding bacillithiol biosynthesis cysteine-adding enzyme BshC, producing the protein MSTDHIAYPDTNYFTPLILDYLSEKESLGHLYHRFPKIENFRAQIDEKSKSYNNSIRKDLVEVLKEQYSGLKVSEMTSGNIDLLSSEKTFTVVTGHQLNLFTGPLYFLYKIVSTINLTRKLKEKHPENNFVPVYWMATEDHDFEEINFFNLHGKKFKWNNAEKRAGATAVGKLSTEGLEEVFKLFSAEIGGGTNAEELKEMFQKAYLEHNNLTDATRYLANRLFGKEGLVIIAAGDSRLKKHFSSHIKNELLEESSSKASQTAIDSLAELDYKVQVNPRDINLFYLNEEIRERIVKRDARYYVYETEISWSKEEILAEVDAHPERFSPNVMMRPLYQEVLLPNLCYIGGGGELAYWLQLKNYFEAEDVVFPMLLLRNSALLQTAKQNAKRRKLDISLKELFLKQHELINRKVRKISNINIDFSEQKEHLIQQFQQMYELAEKTDKSFIGAVKAQEVKQLKGLDNLENRLLQAQRRKLKDEVERIAALQNDLFPNRSLQERQTNFSEYYDEYGQELIERLLAELDPLDANFKIITFGKE; encoded by the coding sequence ATGTCTACAGATCATATAGCTTATCCCGATACCAATTATTTTACGCCATTAATCCTGGATTATCTTTCAGAAAAGGAAAGTCTTGGACATTTGTATCATCGTTTTCCTAAAATTGAAAATTTCAGGGCTCAGATCGATGAAAAATCCAAATCTTATAACAATTCTATTCGTAAGGATCTGGTGGAAGTTCTAAAAGAGCAGTATTCAGGTCTTAAAGTTTCTGAGATGACATCTGGCAACATCGATCTTTTATCTTCAGAAAAGACATTTACAGTGGTCACTGGTCATCAGCTTAATCTATTTACGGGTCCGCTTTATTTTCTTTATAAGATAGTTTCCACGATCAATCTTACCAGGAAGTTAAAAGAAAAACATCCGGAAAATAATTTTGTACCGGTATACTGGATGGCTACAGAGGATCATGATTTTGAAGAGATCAATTTCTTTAATCTACACGGAAAAAAATTCAAATGGAATAATGCCGAAAAGCGGGCAGGAGCGACTGCTGTTGGTAAGCTTTCTACGGAAGGGCTTGAGGAAGTTTTTAAGCTTTTTTCTGCTGAGATTGGTGGAGGAACTAATGCCGAAGAATTGAAGGAAATGTTCCAGAAAGCATATTTGGAGCACAATAACCTGACCGATGCCACGCGCTATCTGGCGAACAGGTTATTTGGCAAAGAAGGTCTGGTCATCATAGCAGCTGGAGATTCCCGATTAAAAAAGCATTTTTCCAGCCATATTAAGAATGAATTACTTGAGGAGTCTTCCTCAAAAGCGTCGCAAACTGCCATAGATTCTCTGGCAGAATTGGACTATAAAGTACAGGTAAATCCGCGAGATATCAATTTATTTTATCTTAACGAGGAGATCAGGGAACGTATCGTTAAAAGAGATGCTCGGTATTATGTTTATGAAACAGAGATAAGCTGGAGCAAAGAAGAAATACTTGCAGAAGTAGATGCACACCCGGAACGTTTTAGTCCAAATGTCATGATGCGACCACTCTACCAGGAAGTGCTGCTTCCAAATCTTTGCTATATAGGTGGAGGAGGCGAACTTGCTTACTGGTTGCAGCTAAAGAATTATTTTGAAGCTGAAGATGTGGTTTTTCCAATGTTATTACTTCGGAATTCAGCATTACTGCAAACTGCTAAACAAAATGCCAAACGCAGAAAACTCGATATTTCACTGAAGGAATTATTTCTGAAACAACATGAACTGATCAATCGCAAGGTTCGGAAAATCAGTAATATCAACATTGATTTTTCAGAACAGAAAGAGCATTTGATTCAGCAATTTCAACAAATGTATGAGCTGGCTGAGAAAACCGATAAATCTTTTATTGGTGCAGTAAAAGCGCAGGAAGTAAAGCAGCTTAAAGGTCTTGACAATCTCGAAAACCGGCTCCTGCAAGCTCAAAGAAGAAAACTAAAGGATGAAGTAGAGCGAATCGCCGCGCTGCAGAATGATCTATTTCCAAACAGAAGTTTGCAGGAGCGGCAAACAAATTTCTCTGAATATTACGATGAATACGGTCAGGAACTTATCGAGCGCCTTTTAGCAGAATTAGATCCTTTAGACGCAAACTTTAAAATTATCACTTTTGGAAAAGAATAG
- a CDS encoding pyridoxal phosphate-dependent decarboxylase family protein has product MHTIDMDLVEMTLDVMKYAIDRISNVTPELGAPKKEEELLRLVGETITPEGIGGESAFQLFKNVLVKATVPIDHPRHLAFVPAAPTRAAIMFDLVTSASSIHGSYWMEGAGGIFCENQAMKWLVSLTGLPETAFGVFTSGGTAANLSALVTAREEWREQRPAHARERALLITSTGAHSSIKSMAKVMDADVHLVKSDEEFLSGTALQKELENLSEQDRNRLFAVVATGGTTNAGIIDDLEGVVNICAEENIWLHVDCAYGGGALAADSVRHLFKGIEEADSITIDPHKWLFSPYDCGAVIYKNLELAKKAHSQKGAYLEIFKDEGAQGFNPADYQIQLTRRLRGMPLWFSLAMHGTNKYKEAIERGIELANIAASKVEQNDLLELVRPASLSVVLFKRKGWSAEDYRDWTYKNHNSGFALVTPSLWKDESVVRFCFINPDTTEDDIEQILATLD; this is encoded by the coding sequence ATGCATACCATAGATATGGATCTGGTTGAAATGACGCTGGATGTTATGAAGTATGCCATTGATCGTATATCTAATGTAACTCCGGAACTTGGCGCACCGAAGAAGGAGGAAGAACTTTTAAGGTTGGTTGGAGAAACTATAACTCCGGAAGGTATTGGAGGTGAAAGTGCATTCCAGTTATTTAAGAACGTACTGGTCAAAGCAACGGTACCTATCGATCATCCAAGGCATCTGGCGTTTGTCCCTGCCGCACCAACCAGGGCTGCGATCATGTTTGACCTGGTGACTTCAGCTTCCAGTATTCATGGTTCTTACTGGATGGAAGGAGCCGGTGGTATTTTTTGTGAAAACCAGGCGATGAAATGGCTGGTAAGTTTAACCGGTCTACCGGAAACTGCCTTTGGTGTATTTACAAGTGGTGGTACAGCTGCAAATCTTTCAGCATTAGTTACCGCAAGAGAGGAGTGGAGAGAACAAAGGCCAGCTCACGCCAGAGAGAGAGCACTTTTGATCACTTCAACAGGAGCGCATTCTTCAATAAAATCCATGGCAAAAGTAATGGATGCAGATGTTCACCTGGTGAAGTCAGATGAAGAATTTTTATCGGGAACTGCACTTCAGAAGGAATTGGAAAATTTAAGTGAACAGGATAGAAACAGACTTTTCGCCGTGGTAGCAACGGGTGGAACAACCAATGCCGGGATCATAGATGATCTGGAAGGAGTGGTAAATATATGTGCCGAAGAAAATATCTGGTTACATGTAGATTGTGCTTATGGAGGTGGAGCGCTGGCTGCAGACTCGGTTAGACATTTGTTTAAAGGCATCGAGGAGGCAGACAGTATTACTATAGATCCTCATAAATGGCTGTTTTCACCTTACGATTGTGGCGCGGTGATCTACAAGAACCTGGAACTAGCGAAAAAAGCACATTCTCAAAAAGGCGCATATCTAGAAATATTTAAGGACGAGGGAGCACAAGGATTCAATCCTGCAGATTACCAGATCCAGCTTACCCGTAGATTACGCGGGATGCCATTATGGTTTTCACTGGCGATGCATGGTACTAACAAGTATAAAGAGGCCATCGAACGAGGGATAGAACTTGCAAATATTGCCGCTTCCAAAGTGGAACAGAATGATTTGCTTGAACTGGTACGTCCAGCAAGTTTATCTGTAGTCTTATTTAAAAGAAAAGGATGGTCTGCGGAAGATTACCGTGACTGGACCTACAAAAATCACAATTCAGGATTTGCATTGGTCACGCCGTCTCTGTGGAAGGATGAAAGCGTGGTTAGATTCTGCTTTATTAACCCTGATACTACTGAAGATGATATTGAGCAGATATTGGCTACTTTAGACTAA
- a CDS encoding dienelactone hydrolase family protein, which translates to MILKRLIFVLLITFSFTSCSSDDDAPTPDRRSIEDLEADFQTLNLQPGINDVSLENLNGSSWNFRVIIPENASSSERPLVLTLHGAASGNANAHKNTACYAEPGFAALDPIIVSPNGGTQLWNSAFNQDLVIGLMYLTQKYLNVDRNKTVVTGYSNGGNGSWFYAEVYPEIFTASIPMASSYSTFSSNGSVRTIETPLYVIHGENDELFAVAETQEWVAATKEAGTNVTLEVAPGLTHYESCNYVPYLQNAASWLQDEVWD; encoded by the coding sequence ATGATCTTGAAACGACTAATTTTCGTATTGTTAATCACATTTTCATTCACATCATGTTCGAGTGATGATGACGCTCCAACACCAGATCGCAGAAGCATTGAAGATCTTGAAGCAGATTTTCAGACCTTGAACCTGCAACCAGGGATTAACGACGTATCGCTGGAAAACCTTAACGGGAGTTCATGGAATTTTAGAGTGATCATCCCGGAAAATGCTTCGTCTTCTGAAAGACCTCTTGTGCTAACTCTTCATGGTGCAGCAAGCGGAAATGCAAATGCTCATAAAAACACTGCCTGTTATGCCGAGCCTGGATTCGCCGCCTTGGATCCAATTATTGTAAGTCCTAATGGAGGAACGCAGCTTTGGAACAGCGCTTTTAACCAGGATCTCGTTATCGGTCTTATGTATCTAACTCAGAAATATTTGAATGTTGACAGAAATAAAACCGTGGTAACAGGTTACAGTAATGGTGGAAATGGCAGCTGGTTCTATGCTGAAGTTTATCCGGAAATCTTTACTGCATCTATCCCAATGGCCAGCAGTTACAGTACTTTCAGTTCTAACGGCAGTGTTAGGACCATAGAAACTCCACTCTATGTTATTCATGGGGAGAACGACGAATTATTTGCTGTTGCTGAAACTCAGGAATGGGTTGCTGCAACCAAGGAGGCTGGCACAAATGTCACTTTGGAAGTAGCTCCTGGTCTAACGCATTATGAGTCTTGTAATTATGTTCCATATCTGCAAAATGCTGCTAGTTGGCTACAGGATGAAGTTTGGGATTAA
- the guaA gene encoding glutamine-hydrolyzing GMP synthase gives MQNNVLILDFGSQYTQLIARRVRELNIYCEIYPYSKIPEDLSGFKAVILSGSPFSVRAEDAPHPDLSQIRGKLPMLAVCYGAQYLAHFFGGKVEPSDTREFGRANLSVIKDAELLFEDIKENSQVWMSHSDSIINLPENAVRLASTSDVLNAAYRIEGEETYAIQFHPEVYHSTDGKQLLENFLVKIAGTEQSWTPGAFVDLTISELKEKIGEDKVVLGLSGGVDSTVAAVLLHQAIGKNLYCIFVNNGLLRKNEFESVLDQYKDMGLNVKGVDASARFLDALKGLSDPEEKRKAIGNTFIEVFDDEAHEIKDVVYLAQGTIYPDVIESVSVNGPSVTIKSHHNVGGLPDFMKLKVVEPLRMLFKDEVRRVGKELGIDKVLLGRHPFPGPGLAIRILGDITVEKVRILQEVDHIFIQGLRDWMLYDKVWQAGAILLPIQSVGVMGDERTYEQVVALRAVESTDGMTADWVNLPYEFLQKTSNTIINRVKGVNRVVYDISSKPPATIEWE, from the coding sequence ATGCAAAACAACGTACTCATCCTAGACTTTGGTTCGCAGTATACACAGCTTATCGCAAGGCGTGTTAGGGAACTGAACATTTACTGCGAGATCTATCCATACTCGAAAATTCCAGAAGATTTATCAGGTTTTAAAGCGGTTATCCTTTCAGGAAGTCCATTTTCTGTAAGAGCAGAAGATGCCCCGCATCCAGATCTTTCACAGATTAGAGGTAAATTGCCTATGCTGGCAGTTTGCTATGGAGCTCAATATCTTGCTCACTTTTTCGGTGGAAAAGTAGAACCTTCAGATACCAGGGAATTTGGAAGAGCGAATCTTTCAGTGATTAAGGATGCAGAATTGTTGTTTGAAGATATCAAAGAGAATTCACAGGTTTGGATGAGTCACAGTGATTCTATTATAAACCTTCCTGAAAATGCGGTTAGACTGGCGAGTACTTCAGATGTGCTGAATGCAGCTTACAGAATTGAAGGGGAAGAGACTTACGCAATCCAGTTTCATCCAGAAGTTTATCATTCCACAGATGGTAAACAATTACTGGAGAACTTTCTTGTAAAGATCGCTGGTACTGAGCAAAGCTGGACGCCTGGCGCTTTTGTTGATCTAACAATTTCAGAATTAAAGGAGAAAATTGGAGAAGACAAGGTAGTTCTGGGTCTTAGTGGAGGTGTGGATTCTACGGTTGCTGCCGTATTATTACACCAGGCTATTGGCAAAAACCTGTACTGTATTTTCGTTAATAATGGTCTTCTTCGGAAGAACGAATTCGAAAGTGTACTGGACCAGTACAAGGACATGGGGCTCAATGTAAAGGGAGTGGATGCTTCGGCACGATTTCTGGATGCATTGAAAGGTCTATCAGATCCTGAAGAAAAGAGAAAAGCGATCGGGAATACTTTTATTGAAGTTTTCGATGATGAAGCTCACGAGATCAAGGATGTTGTTTACCTGGCACAGGGAACTATCTATCCAGATGTGATCGAGTCGGTTTCAGTTAATGGCCCTTCAGTAACGATCAAGTCACATCATAATGTAGGAGGATTACCCGATTTTATGAAGCTGAAAGTGGTAGAGCCACTAAGAATGCTATTTAAAGATGAGGTAAGAAGAGTAGGAAAGGAACTCGGAATCGATAAGGTATTACTGGGCAGACATCCATTTCCAGGTCCGGGACTTGCGATTAGAATTCTTGGTGATATAACGGTAGAAAAAGTGCGAATACTTCAGGAAGTAGATCATATCTTTATACAGGGACTAAGAGACTGGATGTTGTATGACAAAGTTTGGCAGGCAGGAGCGATCTTACTACCCATACAGTCGGTAGGAGTCATGGGTGACGAAAGGACTTATGAACAGGTTGTAGCATTGAGAGCTGTGGAATCCACAGATGGTATGACTGCAGACTGGGTGAATTTACCTTACGAGTTCTTGCAAAAGACTTCGAATACAATAATTAACCGGGTGAAAGGCGTTAATAGAGTAGTCTATGATATTAGCTCCAAACCACCTGCAACTATAGAGTGGGAATAA